Proteins from a genomic interval of Candidatus Neptunochlamydia sp. REUL1:
- a CDS encoding ATP-grasp domain-containing protein → MTAAITSGQRLQLISTQQTGELSYSASEPNAIGTLNILQSNIFGTKQQQTPKEKKPQERFLVELLKKISKEKFLKMQSFSQDWIIELSPIKNPQNIHRIFGYLFPLNSGVSGKLCEDKQAMSSLLEREKIPVLKHELFLSPKTNDWCPEEGVFKGMFTLFDEWGKNVVVKPNDGTGGNQVFHVEKARDLEKAALDIFKTKSMLCISPFHKINYEYRVVYLDRNEPLDKIQLIYKKKPPCLEKDPTKTVDQAFKEYICSLDIKPAEKLLKEIGEKKQLEIIRDSNKPLNEDYPLHWKHNVGKGAKIELLYDQKLGSLSSDPNLDAVRELALKAAKCAKVTFASIDIVEALNEDKKELKIMEVNSGIMMEGFSKNEFSDPNNHGLKISGYEIAKRIYTAAVEEMFGSALA, encoded by the coding sequence ATGACAGCTGCAATTACATCAGGACAAAGGCTTCAACTGATTAGCACACAGCAAACAGGAGAGCTATCATACTCAGCATCTGAGCCAAACGCCATAGGGACTTTAAATATTTTGCAGTCCAACATCTTTGGAACAAAGCAGCAACAGACACCTAAAGAGAAGAAGCCTCAAGAAAGGTTTTTGGTTGAATTATTAAAAAAAATTTCTAAGGAAAAATTTTTGAAAATGCAGTCATTTAGCCAAGACTGGATTATTGAGCTGTCTCCTATTAAAAACCCACAAAATATTCATCGTATTTTTGGGTATTTGTTCCCTTTAAATTCTGGTGTTTCTGGAAAGCTCTGTGAGGATAAGCAGGCTATGTCTTCTTTGTTAGAAAGAGAAAAAATTCCTGTTTTAAAACATGAACTATTCCTTTCTCCAAAGACTAATGATTGGTGTCCTGAGGAAGGGGTTTTTAAAGGAATGTTCACTTTGTTTGATGAGTGGGGAAAAAATGTTGTAGTGAAACCCAATGACGGGACAGGGGGCAATCAAGTATTTCATGTTGAGAAAGCTAGAGATTTAGAGAAAGCAGCTTTAGATATTTTTAAGACAAAAAGCATGCTATGCATTTCACCGTTTCACAAAATTAATTATGAATATAGAGTCGTATATTTAGATCGCAATGAACCTTTAGATAAAATACAGCTGATTTATAAGAAAAAACCTCCTTGTTTGGAAAAAGACCCCACAAAAACTGTTGATCAAGCTTTTAAAGAATATATATGTTCTCTCGATATAAAACCTGCCGAAAAGCTTTTAAAAGAAATTGGGGAGAAGAAGCAACTAGAAATAATTAGAGATTCAAATAAACCTCTTAATGAAGATTATCCTTTGCATTGGAAACACAATGTTGGAAAGGGAGCAAAAATTGAACTTCTATATGATCAAAAGTTAGGATCACTCAGTTCAGATCCAAATCTAGATGCAGTTAGAGAGCTAGCATTAAAAGCCGCAAAATGTGCTAAGGTAACTTTTGCTTCAATCGATATAGTTGAGGCTCTCAATGAAGATAAAAAAGAGCTAAAGATCATGGAAGTAAATTCAGGAATTATGATGGAAGGCTTTTCTAAAAACGAATTCTCTGATCCCAACAATCATGGATTAAAGATTTCAGGATACGAGATAGCTAAACGGATTTATACTGCTGCTGTGGAGGAAATGTTTGGGTCAGCGTTAGCTTAA
- a CDS encoding SRPBCC family protein: protein MFAVSHSTTTNVSKEGVWSSWEDVSSWPTWDQSLKAAEAKEGFIVGKKAVLMSLSGPPVEATFVSIDKEKGEFTNQANLGVLVVKTFHSVSEEEGMTRITHKATIEVKDPQKGGPLASKIWTALSEELPASVDKLARVARGSVGTKRGAPAESKDSELKPSKKGKNS from the coding sequence ATGTTTGCTGTTTCACACTCAACGACCACCAATGTTTCTAAGGAAGGCGTTTGGAGTTCTTGGGAAGATGTTAGTAGTTGGCCTACTTGGGACCAAAGCTTAAAAGCTGCTGAAGCAAAGGAAGGCTTTATTGTAGGAAAAAAAGCAGTGCTAATGTCTTTGTCTGGTCCACCAGTGGAAGCTACATTTGTCAGTATTGACAAAGAAAAAGGAGAATTTACTAATCAAGCCAACTTAGGAGTTTTAGTAGTAAAAACTTTCCATTCCGTTAGCGAGGAGGAAGGTATGACTCGAATTACTCATAAAGCTACCATTGAGGTAAAAGATCCGCAAAAAGGTGGCCCACTCGCCAGTAAAATTTGGACAGCCCTATCAGAAGAATTGCCTGCTTCTGTAGATAAATTAGCGAGAGTTGCTAGAGGCTCTGTAGGTACAAAAAGGGGTGCACCGGCTGAAAGTAAAGATTCTGAATTGAAACCTTCTAAAAAAGGAAAAAATTCTTAG